Proteins encoded within one genomic window of Pedobacter africanus:
- a CDS encoding UvrD-helicase domain-containing protein, with protein sequence MPQPLKILQASAGSGKTFSLTAHYLTLLLSGENKYREILAVTFTNKATEEMKSRILEVLHGFASGDEKFDSYRDIILKGNPSLDAVSLKEKSDKIYRKILHDYSRFSVSTIDGFVQKVIRGFAFELGLDAGYSLEMNYDKVKDDLVGKLDEALDHNKQLLQWIIDLAIERINDNKSWNYKVELYNLIGEIFKERFQVFEEAIDALGSDSIDDLFKHYISITRAAAKNFEEELTSLAIKAQEIFNRFGVEKEHLNRKSVSPLAKIPLIVNGDFSKIEPLFNFIDEPDTWFQKNRSFDAVYQELNPILKAIRAYYLTHLPNYTLAIAFSKNLYYLRLMQEVASLLKVYREENDNLLISDAQKLITGITDEAGDNPSFIWEKVGTRYRNFLFDEFQDTSTSQWNSFRSLLANAIATPSGELIDHLIVGDTKQSIYRWRNGDWNILHRQAKLDIGADRVLEESLEENYRSAEHIITFNNFIYKSIPLLLQNELNQGLEGKPEDLRLWWQGQGFDRIITDIYSTSTQKLAPKTPIGGTIKVRKIGKDDAAEEQRFTETVFRDIALNEVIAEIARLKADQGYAARDIAVLVRSNAEAVTTVKKLMAQGIEVISGEALQISNNIGVRLIIDTMKALIGLDSETTLYKANCIALYNSLQNITPDASHYLNLNHTSFSGLTAVLPASLCENWQSWMQLPLPELVEILIDSYGLGQMEAHLPYLLAFRDLAANASRLGEKGIVSFLTWWDEEGVNKSLPSPESADAIQVITIHKSKGLAFRAVFIPFCNWEIKGKANAVFWVSSADTAFEALRGIPLKYNETLSNSAVAKAYYEELLYNHMDALNMLYVATTRSRDYLYIATMAKKDSTKLSTIGDVLNMTFEHDFDENNVYEIVDEVPARLGQTNLSGQIELDHYPTTSRLAEIYVPDQEQHLKHVLNIQKSGRRGSLLHDVLANAGTGQEIDRYLAGLLLEGTILEKEMEELKTAVQEVLNHPELRAVLNQAPESITEKNIIDAEGKMHRPDRVLLAGDEVIILDYKFTLEQTKEHVAQVQGYKALFTEMGYSKVKGYLFYAVTKQLKSI encoded by the coding sequence ATGCCCCAGCCATTAAAAATACTACAGGCATCTGCCGGTTCTGGTAAAACATTCAGTTTAACAGCGCATTACCTTACCTTACTCTTGTCGGGTGAGAACAAGTACCGGGAAATCCTGGCCGTAACCTTTACGAACAAGGCTACCGAAGAGATGAAAAGCAGAATACTGGAAGTATTGCATGGCTTTGCCAGTGGCGATGAAAAGTTTGACAGCTACCGGGATATCATTTTAAAAGGCAATCCCTCGCTCGATGCGGTAAGCCTGAAAGAAAAATCAGACAAAATTTACCGTAAGATACTGCACGACTACAGCCGCTTTTCGGTGAGTACTATTGATGGCTTTGTGCAGAAGGTGATCCGGGGTTTTGCCTTTGAGCTCGGCCTTGATGCAGGCTATAGCCTGGAAATGAATTACGATAAGGTGAAGGATGACCTGGTAGGCAAGCTGGATGAGGCTTTGGACCATAACAAACAATTGCTGCAATGGATCATTGATCTGGCCATAGAAAGGATAAACGACAACAAGAGCTGGAATTATAAGGTAGAATTGTACAACCTTATAGGGGAGATCTTTAAGGAGCGTTTCCAGGTTTTTGAAGAAGCCATTGATGCACTTGGTTCTGATAGCATAGACGACCTGTTTAAACATTACATCAGCATTACCAGGGCTGCAGCAAAAAACTTTGAAGAAGAACTGACCAGCCTGGCCATAAAGGCACAGGAAATATTTAATCGCTTTGGGGTAGAGAAGGAGCATTTGAACCGGAAATCTGTAAGCCCCCTGGCCAAAATCCCGCTCATCGTTAACGGCGATTTTTCTAAAATAGAGCCCCTTTTTAATTTTATAGATGAACCGGATACCTGGTTTCAGAAGAATAGAAGTTTTGATGCCGTTTACCAGGAGCTTAACCCGATACTTAAAGCTATAAGAGCATATTATTTAACGCATCTGCCCAACTATACCCTGGCTATTGCGTTCAGTAAAAACCTGTACTACCTGCGGCTGATGCAGGAGGTTGCTTCTTTATTAAAAGTTTACAGGGAAGAAAACGATAACCTGCTGATCAGCGATGCACAAAAGCTCATCACCGGAATTACAGATGAAGCAGGTGATAATCCATCTTTTATCTGGGAAAAAGTAGGTACGCGCTACCGTAACTTTTTGTTTGATGAATTTCAGGATACCTCGACCAGTCAGTGGAACAGCTTCCGCTCACTGCTTGCCAATGCCATTGCCACCCCGAGCGGGGAACTGATAGACCACTTAATTGTAGGGGATACCAAGCAGTCGATTTACAGGTGGCGTAATGGTGACTGGAATATCCTGCACCGGCAGGCGAAACTGGACATTGGTGCAGACCGGGTGCTGGAAGAAAGCCTGGAAGAAAATTACCGAAGCGCCGAGCATATCATCACTTTTAATAATTTCATTTATAAATCCATCCCTTTGCTGCTGCAAAATGAATTGAACCAGGGACTGGAAGGAAAACCGGAAGATTTAAGGTTATGGTGGCAGGGGCAAGGTTTTGATCGCATCATTACAGACATATATAGTACATCCACACAAAAGCTTGCGCCCAAAACGCCTATTGGAGGTACCATTAAAGTGAGGAAAATAGGTAAAGATGACGCCGCTGAAGAGCAGCGCTTCACGGAAACGGTTTTCAGGGATATTGCCCTGAACGAAGTGATTGCTGAGATCGCCCGGCTCAAAGCGGACCAAGGCTATGCCGCCCGCGACATTGCTGTATTGGTACGGTCCAATGCCGAAGCCGTAACCACAGTTAAAAAGCTGATGGCCCAGGGTATAGAGGTAATCTCGGGCGAGGCGCTACAAATCTCCAACAACATAGGGGTTCGGTTGATTATAGATACGATGAAAGCCCTGATTGGATTGGATAGTGAAACTACGCTCTACAAAGCTAATTGTATTGCCCTGTACAATTCCTTGCAAAATATCACACCAGATGCCAGTCATTACCTTAATTTAAACCATACTTCCTTTAGTGGCCTCACAGCTGTGCTCCCGGCTTCCTTGTGTGAAAACTGGCAAAGCTGGATGCAGCTGCCGCTGCCAGAGCTGGTAGAGATCCTGATAGATAGTTATGGGCTGGGCCAAATGGAGGCCCATCTTCCTTATCTGCTGGCCTTCAGAGACCTCGCCGCCAATGCAAGCCGACTGGGAGAGAAGGGGATTGTGTCCTTTTTAACCTGGTGGGATGAAGAAGGGGTAAACAAATCCCTGCCTTCACCCGAAAGCGCGGATGCCATACAGGTGATCACCATTCATAAATCAAAAGGGCTTGCTTTCAGGGCTGTATTTATTCCCTTCTGTAACTGGGAAATCAAAGGTAAAGCAAATGCTGTTTTCTGGGTGTCATCGGCAGACACCGCTTTTGAAGCTTTGCGGGGTATTCCCCTGAAATACAATGAGACGCTTAGTAATTCTGCGGTTGCAAAAGCTTATTATGAAGAGCTGTTGTACAACCATATGGATGCCTTAAATATGCTATATGTGGCCACGACCAGGTCGCGCGATTATCTGTACATCGCTACAATGGCAAAAAAGGACAGCACAAAACTCAGCACTATTGGCGATGTGCTGAATATGACCTTTGAACATGATTTTGACGAAAACAATGTATATGAGATTGTAGATGAAGTTCCGGCACGCCTGGGGCAAACTAATCTTTCAGGGCAGATTGAGCTGGATCATTATCCAACCACCAGCCGTTTAGCTGAGATCTATGTACCCGATCAGGAACAGCATTTAAAGCACGTGTTAAATATTCAGAAGTCGGGCCGCCGGGGCTCTTTACTTCATGATGTACTGGCCAATGCGGGGACGGGACAGGAAATAGATCGCTACCTGGCAGGTCTGCTGCTGGAGGGTACTATTTTAGAAAAGGAAATGGAGGAGCTTAAAACGGCTGTGCAGGAGGTTTTAAATCACCCCGAACTGCGGGCGGTATTAAACCAGGCTCCTGAAAGCATCACAGAAAAGAACATCATAGATGCTGAGGGGAAAATGCACAGGCCGGACAGGGTACTCCTGGCTGGCGATGAGGTCATCATCCTTGATTATAAATTTACTCTGGAGCAGACAAAGGAGCATGTAGCGCAGGTACAGGGTTACAAGGCTTTATTTACCGAAATGGGTTACAGCAAAGTAAAGGGTTATTTGTTTTACGCGGTTACCAAACAACTGAAATCTATTTAA
- a CDS encoding thioredoxin family protein, with product MKRLLIVALLAITTATFAQEKKEAVKIYNPGANARADIDAAVAKAKKVGKHVFVQVGGNWCGWCILFHKLVDATPELKNYLDTNYETVLVNYSQENKNEAVMASLGFPGRFGFPVFVILDGNGKVIHIQNSAYLEEGKGHDVKKVMDFLKGWTFAAVQPANNKY from the coding sequence ATGAAAAGACTGCTTATCGTTGCTTTACTGGCAATTACGACTGCCACCTTTGCGCAGGAAAAAAAAGAAGCTGTAAAAATTTACAATCCTGGAGCCAATGCAAGGGCCGACATTGATGCGGCCGTGGCCAAAGCCAAAAAAGTAGGCAAGCATGTATTTGTGCAGGTTGGAGGCAATTGGTGCGGCTGGTGCATCCTGTTCCATAAACTGGTTGACGCTACGCCTGAACTGAAAAACTACTTAGATACCAATTACGAAACCGTGCTGGTAAATTACAGCCAGGAGAATAAAAATGAAGCAGTGATGGCCAGTCTCGGCTTTCCGGGAAGGTTTGGCTTTCCTGTATTCGTCATCCTAGACGGAAACGGCAAGGTAATCCACATTCAGAATTCTGCCTATCTCGAAGAAGGTAAAGGCCATGATGTTAAAAAAGTAATGGACTTTTTAAAAGGCTGGACCTTTGCTGCAGTGCAACCTGCAAATAACAAATACTAG
- a CDS encoding tRNA threonylcarbamoyladenosine dehydratase, whose translation MSDVNWLSRSALLVGNEGINLLQQKHVLVVGLGGVGSFAAEFICRSGVGEMTIVDGDVVDPTNRNRQLPALATNHGESKADIMQERLLAINPKLKLHVIRDFLTPQKCRELMELRFDYIMDCIDSITPKVILLSSALEKNMPIVSSMGAGGKMDPTQLRVTWLPDTYQCVFAQYVRKRIKKLRNYEQVKAVFSIEPVAKDSLVMTDGSNFKRSAYGTISYLPAAFGGVCASVVIRDLLGQPIAMAARPKRIASPKKKKN comes from the coding sequence ATGTCTGATGTAAACTGGTTATCGCGCTCTGCATTGCTGGTCGGAAATGAGGGGATCAATCTATTGCAGCAAAAACACGTGCTGGTAGTTGGCCTTGGTGGTGTAGGATCTTTTGCCGCGGAGTTTATCTGCCGTTCTGGTGTAGGAGAAATGACCATTGTTGATGGTGACGTGGTTGACCCTACCAATCGCAACAGGCAATTGCCCGCCCTGGCAACCAATCATGGGGAAAGCAAAGCGGATATTATGCAGGAGCGTTTGCTGGCCATCAATCCGAAGCTTAAACTACATGTGATCAGAGATTTTTTAACCCCTCAGAAATGCAGGGAACTGATGGAGTTGCGCTTTGACTACATTATGGATTGTATTGACAGCATTACCCCTAAGGTTATCCTGCTGTCGAGCGCCCTGGAAAAGAACATGCCTATTGTGAGTTCTATGGGAGCCGGCGGGAAAATGGATCCTACACAACTCAGGGTAACCTGGCTGCCAGATACCTATCAATGCGTTTTTGCCCAGTATGTAAGAAAACGCATCAAGAAGCTGCGAAACTATGAGCAGGTAAAAGCTGTATTTTCCATTGAGCCTGTGGCTAAAGATTCCCTTGTGATGACAGATGGGAGTAACTTTAAGCGTTCGGCCTATGGCACCATCTCTTACCTGCCTGCAGCATTTGGTGGGGTATGTGCATCTGTGGTCATCAGGGATCTGCTTGGTCAGCCCATAGCCATGGCGGCAAGGCCTAAACGGATTGCTTCCCCGAAAAAAAAGAAGAATTAA
- a CDS encoding TatD family hydrolase, with amino-acid sequence MQFLDIHTHQDSKDPEIRSILSLTLTGDALPALQKGKECSAGLHPWFATIGNFERDYDRLAEFAKGPAVKLIGECGLDRLKGETLEHQLLILKKQILLAEALQKPVILHCVRCYDELMALKKEMQPSVPLIIHGFNKHQELGLQLLSKGFYLSFGKAILNADSGAASLLKHTAVFFLETDDAACRIEEIYQAAANLKNSTVAEIKALIFASWKKIKLI; translated from the coding sequence TTGCAATTTTTAGATATCCATACCCATCAGGACAGTAAAGATCCGGAAATCCGGAGTATTTTAAGTCTTACATTAACAGGGGATGCTTTGCCAGCATTGCAGAAAGGTAAAGAATGCTCGGCAGGCCTGCATCCCTGGTTTGCGACTATCGGAAATTTTGAGCGCGACTATGACCGGCTGGCGGAATTTGCAAAAGGACCCGCCGTTAAACTGATCGGCGAATGTGGCTTAGACCGTTTAAAAGGCGAAACGCTGGAGCACCAGTTGCTGATCCTGAAAAAGCAAATCCTTCTTGCCGAAGCATTGCAAAAGCCGGTAATCCTGCATTGTGTAAGGTGTTACGATGAGCTGATGGCCCTTAAGAAGGAAATGCAGCCCAGTGTGCCCCTCATTATCCATGGCTTTAATAAACATCAGGAGCTTGGCCTGCAATTGCTGTCCAAGGGTTTTTACCTTTCTTTTGGAAAGGCAATATTGAATGCAGATTCAGGTGCTGCAAGCCTGCTGAAACATACAGCTGTTTTTTTTCTGGAAACCGACGATGCCGCTTGCAGGATTGAGGAAATTTACCAGGCAGCGGCGAATTTAAAAAACTCCACTGTAGCAGAGATAAAAGCACTTATTTTTGCCAGCTGGAAAAAAATAAAGCTCATTTAA
- a CDS encoding glycoside hydrolase family 3 protein, whose translation MNFRHFFIASFFLIVSISTSIAQTKSYLQTLQEPNEWVDSVFKKLNRRQKIAQMFFVRAHTNFGKAYEDSIGMVIKKERVGGLVFFQGGPGRQAILTNKYQALARVPLLITSDGEWGLGMRLDSTISYPYQMALGAVQDKDLLYKMGLEVAKDYRRIGMHMNLAPDVDVNNNPKNPVINFRSFGENKYNVATKAAAYMKGMQEGGLLVSIKHFPGHGDTDVDSHYDLPQLKFTKARLDSLEIYPFKELINQGAAGVMIAHMNIPALDNTPNMPSTLSRPIVTGLLKEELGFKGIVISDAMGMNGVVKHFKDGEADVMGVIAGNDILELSENSARAIKLVRKAVREDRIPMEQIDASVKKILTAKYWAGLNVKDTVNEHNVFAEVNRPESLALLQQLANASMTVLRGKDNIRQLNADKRTVIISIGTPEVTAFQRELGEYYKNAIFYTLDKNANANAIAKVLRDLKAFDQIIIGIHDTRTRPGNGMVLSADLKMFIKDMSLSNAIFALFANPYNLAALPGLEQSKGLVVAYQKEDFMQKAAALVLKNQVVATGKLPVTVNTFFKYGDGL comes from the coding sequence ATGAATTTCAGACACTTTTTTATAGCCTCTTTTTTTCTAATAGTTAGTATAAGCACTTCCATAGCTCAGACAAAAAGCTACCTGCAAACACTTCAGGAACCTAATGAGTGGGTAGACTCTGTTTTTAAAAAGTTAAACAGGCGACAAAAAATTGCACAAATGTTTTTTGTGAGGGCACATACCAATTTTGGAAAGGCTTATGAAGATTCTATAGGGATGGTGATAAAAAAAGAACGCGTAGGCGGCCTGGTGTTTTTCCAGGGAGGTCCGGGCAGACAGGCCATTCTGACCAATAAGTATCAGGCACTGGCCCGTGTTCCTTTGCTGATTACTTCTGATGGGGAGTGGGGCTTAGGTATGCGTTTGGACAGTACCATTTCCTATCCTTACCAGATGGCGCTTGGGGCGGTACAGGATAAAGACCTGCTCTATAAAATGGGGCTTGAGGTAGCCAAAGATTACAGAAGGATAGGGATGCACATGAACCTGGCACCGGATGTGGATGTGAATAACAACCCTAAAAATCCGGTAATCAACTTCCGTTCCTTTGGAGAGAACAAGTACAATGTGGCCACCAAGGCTGCAGCCTATATGAAAGGGATGCAGGAGGGGGGACTGCTGGTGAGTATTAAACATTTTCCGGGCCATGGCGATACCGATGTAGACTCGCACTACGACCTGCCGCAGCTGAAATTTACCAAGGCCCGTCTGGACAGCCTGGAAATTTATCCTTTTAAAGAACTGATTAACCAGGGCGCCGCCGGGGTAATGATTGCACACATGAATATTCCGGCGCTAGACAATACACCTAATATGCCTTCAACCTTATCCAGGCCAATTGTTACGGGTTTGCTGAAGGAAGAGCTTGGCTTTAAGGGGATTGTAATTTCTGATGCCATGGGCATGAATGGGGTGGTGAAACATTTTAAGGATGGCGAAGCAGATGTAATGGGCGTCATTGCCGGGAATGACATCCTGGAGTTATCGGAAAACAGTGCCCGGGCCATCAAACTGGTGCGTAAAGCTGTAAGGGAAGACCGCATTCCAATGGAACAGATTGATGCAAGTGTAAAAAAGATCCTTACCGCCAAATACTGGGCGGGTTTGAACGTTAAAGATACCGTTAATGAACACAATGTATTTGCCGAAGTAAACAGACCGGAAAGCCTGGCGCTGCTGCAGCAGCTGGCAAATGCGTCTATGACCGTGCTGAGAGGGAAAGATAATATCCGGCAACTGAACGCAGACAAACGAACTGTCATCATCAGTATAGGTACACCAGAAGTAACCGCTTTTCAGCGCGAGCTGGGTGAATATTATAAAAATGCCATATTTTATACGTTGGATAAAAATGCCAATGCCAACGCCATCGCAAAGGTGTTGCGCGATCTGAAAGCTTTTGACCAGATTATCATCGGTATTCATGACACCCGGACCAGGCCTGGGAATGGTATGGTATTGAGTGCCGACCTGAAGATGTTTATCAAAGATATGTCGTTAAGCAACGCCATCTTTGCCTTATTTGCCAATCCGTATAATTTGGCGGCCCTGCCTGGCCTGGAGCAAAGTAAAGGCCTTGTTGTTGCCTATCAGAAGGAAGACTTTATGCAAAAAGCCGCTGCATTAGTCCTTAAAAACCAGGTTGTAGCAACAGGGAAACTGCCGGTAACCGTAAATACATTTTTTAAATATGGCGACGGGCTATAA
- a CDS encoding porin family protein: MKKLVILAIGLFAATAASAQSPIRLGVKAGLNLPNIIKDDGNNDFKTKLNPGFNAGVTLDINLIKGLAFTPELLYSTKGYKAETLFGDFTQTTSFIDIPILASINLGGSGLNLVAGPQVSFLLSTKNKFENGFGTAEQEIIEDKSDRFKKSLVGGVIGFRYDVNEKVDIHGRYALDFQKNNENGTRETPEYKNQVFSVGLGIKF; the protein is encoded by the coding sequence ATGAAAAAATTAGTTATCCTGGCCATAGGCCTATTTGCAGCAACAGCTGCCAGCGCACAAAGCCCGATCAGATTGGGTGTTAAAGCGGGTTTGAACTTGCCAAACATCATTAAAGATGACGGGAACAATGATTTTAAAACAAAACTGAACCCGGGATTTAATGCTGGTGTTACCTTAGATATCAACCTGATCAAAGGGTTAGCCTTTACTCCGGAGTTATTGTATTCTACCAAAGGCTATAAAGCAGAAACCCTGTTTGGCGACTTTACGCAAACTACCAGCTTTATTGATATTCCTATCCTGGCCAGCATCAACCTGGGAGGAAGCGGGTTAAACCTGGTAGCAGGTCCTCAGGTTTCCTTTTTGCTGTCTACCAAAAATAAATTCGAAAATGGATTTGGAACAGCCGAACAGGAAATTATCGAAGATAAATCTGACCGTTTCAAAAAGAGCCTTGTTGGTGGTGTAATCGGTTTCAGATATGATGTAAACGAAAAAGTTGACATTCACGGCCGCTACGCTTTAGACTTTCAGAAAAACAATGAAAATGGGACCCGGGAAACTCCTGAATATAAAAACCAGGTATTTTCTGTGGGACTTGGTATAAAATTCTAA